CGCACTTCGGTTTTGGTGACCAACGGCGGATACGGCGGCGTTCAGTACGCCCTGCGATACGGCGTGCCGATCGTCGCGACCGGTGGTAAAGAGGACAAGCCCGAGGTCGGCGCGCGCGTCGCATGGTCCGGTGTCGGGCGACGTCTCAAGACCGAACACCCGACGCCGAAGGCGATGCGCCGCAACATCCTCGCGGTTTTGAACGATCCGCGCTATCGCCAAGCCAGCAGGCGCATCGCGGTGGACATGGCCGCCGCGCCGGGGTTCGCCGGCCTGGCCGACATCGTCGACCGCCTCACCGGCAGACCCGCGACCGCAGGAGCCGAGACCGCCCAGCATTGACCGCCTAGTTGCCGATCGGCTACCGTGCGAGTTGCCGATCGGCAACTGAGGCGACGCATGGGATTGGGTCCACGATGAAACGACGTGACGGCGAGTTGATCATGCTCTGGGCGTTGCCCGCGATGGTGATCATCTGGGTGTCGGCGTTCCTGCTGTTCCCCGGGTTCCTTCACCCGATGTCGCCGACCATGTCGGCCGAGGAGGTCGCCGGCTTCTACCGCGATGACACCGCGCGGATCCGTTACAGCATGATCCTGTTCAACTGGTTCGGCGTCGGTCTGATCCCCACCGTCATCCTGTTGGCGATGCAGGTACGCAAGATGGCGCACCGGACGCCGATCCTGTCCTTCTGCCTCATCGCTTGCGCGGGTGGGCCGCCGACATTGTTTCTCATCGCGAACATGTTCTGGCTGCTGGGATCTTTCCGGCCCGAGCGTTCCCCCGAACTCACCCAGTTGCTCAACGACCTCGCGTGGGTCACGTTCACCGTCCTGGTGCCCTACCTCATCGCCCAGTGCCTGGTGTTGGCGCTGGCGATCTACTGGGATCGCCAAGACCAACCGGTGTTCCGGCCGTGGGTGGCACACTTCAACCTGCTCGTCGCGGCCGCGCTGGTGCCGGCGGCGTTCGGTGCGGTGACGTACGAGGGCCCGTTCGCATGGGATGGCGTGTTGTCGTTCTGGGTCAAGAACATCGCGATCGCCGTCTGGATCGTGGTGATGGGGGTTGTTCTCGCTCAGAACATTCGCCGCGAACGGGCGGAAGTTCCGGTCTCCGCATGAGCGCCCCGACGACCGAAGCGGCGCCGCCAAGCGATTCACGGCTGGGCCGTCTTGTCTGGAACATCCGCTATCACCCCAAGCGCGAGTTGTGGTTCGCGTGGTGGGTGATGGTCGTCTTCTACCAGTTGTACGGTGTGCTGTTCTTCCTCGTGACGAGGGTGCAGCCACCGCCGAGCCCTGACTGGGACACGCCATTGGTGGTGCAGTGGTTCGCCGATCGCCACCTCGGCCTGCTCACCGGATTCGGCGTCGTGTTCCTGATCTCGGGGATGTGTGCGCCGATGAATGCCCTACTCGCATATTCGATGTGGCGGATGTCGGTCAGTCGCGTCTTCGCGTACTCGTACCTGATCATGTATTCGCTCGCCGCCCTGCCCGGCATGCTTGTGATGGCGATCGCGATGACCGTCGGCGCACTGCGACCGGACCGGGACCCCGAACTGATCGTGTGGATGTATGACTTCGCGTTCCTGTCGTTCAGCGGAACGATGGGGGTCTTCCTGGTCGGTTCAGTGGTCTGGCTGGTGGCGATCCTGCTCGACAAGAACAACGTGTTTCCGAAGTGGTTCGCCTATCTGGGGCTGTGCAATGCGCTGACCGAAGTCGTCGTCGCACCGGCCTGGATTTTCCAGCGCGGCGCATTCGCGTGGAACGGTGCGATCGCGTGGTGGATCAACATGGTCGTATTCATCACCTACACCGCGGCGTTCATCGTGCTATTGCGAAAGATGATCGAGCGCGAGGATTTCTGCACCGGACCGCTGCCTGACCTGCCACCCAAAGGTGTGGCCGAACCTGCCGAATCCGTGGAGACGATCCGATGACCGACCTCGCTGACGCCGAGTCGAAACGGCTCGAAAACAAGCCGCAACGGCGAGTGCCCGGTCAGCCGGACATGTGGTTGTTCGTGCTTTTCGAAGCTCTGCTGTTCACCGGCTACTTTTCCGTCTACCTGGCCCTGCGCACGCAGAACGAGGACCTCTTCCTGCGATCCCAGGCGGATCTGGACCTACGCATCGGAGTCTTCAACACCATCGTCCTGCTGACGAGTTCGTGGGCGATCGCCCGATGCGTCCGCGCCGCGCGCGACGGGTTGCACCACACGGCGATGACCTACGCATACGTCACCGTCGGTCTCGGCGTCACGTTCGTGATCTCGAAGGTCGTCGAATGGATCCTGGAAATCCGGATGGGGAACACGTTCACCAGCGATGAGTTCTTCCAGCACTACTTCTTCCTCACGTCACTGCACTGCATTCATGTATTGATCGGCTTCATCGTGCTGGGTGTGGTCGTCTATCAGTTGCGGAGTCCGGCGCGACGTTCCCAGGAGCTGGTCGAGACGGGTGCAACATATTGGCACACAGTGGATTTCCTGTGGGTTCTCATCTTCGCAATGCTCTACGTCGTGAGGTGATCGGTGAGCAACACGTTCAACAAGAGGCTGCTGATCGTCTGGTCGATCCTGACGATGTTGACGCTGGTTTACGTCTGGCTGGACAACTCTGCTGACGAGAAGGGCACACTGCACGCCAGCACCGTCGTCACCGTCAGTGCAATCGCGATCGCACTGATCAAGGTGCGCATCATCTTCCGCGAGTTCATGGAGGTACGCCACTCTCCGGTGTGGCTGTGCCGCCTCACCGACGGTTGGGTGGTGCTCGTCGCCTCTTGCCTGCTGGGTAGCTACTTCATCGGCACAGCTGTCGCCGGCTGACTTCTTCCCGCGAGCAGACGTGAACTCCCCCTTTTTCGTCGGCGTGTCGGGGGTTTTTGCGACTGCTCGCGCCTAAGAGGTGACCCGCGCGGACACCGCCATCCCTGCGCGGTACCCGAAAACCATTGCGGGCCCCAGCGTCCCACCCGCGCCGCCGTAGGCCTTACCCGTCGCGCCCGCCATGGCGTTGCCCGCGGCGAACAGCCCCGGAATGGCCCCGCCGTTGACGTGCATCACGCGGCCGTCGCCGTCGGTGCGCGGTCCACCCTTGGTACCCATCGCGCCGACCGACACCGGGACGGCATAGTACGGTGGCGTGTCGATGGGGCCGAGGGTCTTCCCTGCGGGAGTAGCGGCCTTGTCGTCGCCCCAATATCCGTCGTAAGCGCTTGCGCCGCGGCCGAAATCGGGATCCTGCTCGTGGGCTACGTTCTCGTTCCACGCCGCGAGCGTCGCCGCCAGTCCGGCTGCGTCGATACCCGTCTTCTCGCCCAGCTCCGCCAAGTCAGCCGACGGGGCGAACCAGTCCGGCGCTTCCTCGCCAGGCAGGATCCCGAGGAACCCGTACCGCTTGAGGTGCTGCGAGTCGAAGACGATCCACGCGGGATCGTTGGCGTAACCCTGCTTGGGATCGAGGTAGTGGAACGGGCCCGCCATCGAGTTGTATTCGCCGGCCTCGTTGAGGAATCGCCGGCCCGCGCGGTTGACAATGATGCTTCTGGGCCTGGTGCGTTCGAGCCGAACACTGCGGCTGCGCGGCTGACCTTCGAACGTGTCGCCGGGCAGCTGGACGATCGGCACCCACCACGCCTCGCCCATGTTGGCCAGGTCTGCGCCGTGCGCCATGGCCATCCGCAAGCCGTCGCCGGTGTTGTTCGGCGGTGAGACCGCGCCGC
The nucleotide sequence above comes from Mycolicibacterium moriokaense. Encoded proteins:
- a CDS encoding cytochrome c oxidase subunit 3, with translation MTDLADAESKRLENKPQRRVPGQPDMWLFVLFEALLFTGYFSVYLALRTQNEDLFLRSQADLDLRIGVFNTIVLLTSSWAIARCVRAARDGLHHTAMTYAYVTVGLGVTFVISKVVEWILEIRMGNTFTSDEFFQHYFFLTSLHCIHVLIGFIVLGVVVYQLRSPARRSQELVETGATYWHTVDFLWVLIFAMLYVVR
- a CDS encoding FAD-dependent oxidoreductase; the protein is MTNWDHEVDVVVLGSGGAGLTSALTAAVNGASVEVYEKAATVGGTTAVSGGIIWIPAHNRAAEGELTVEDAMSYLRAQSLGYMDDDLVETFVRTGPEMLDFVEAHSELQFEVAEGFPDYKPELPGGRPGGGRSLNAKPFDRSRLDEWSERITSFPADFSNVGIDAETRARIHASVDDESGDYCVAGTALIAGLLKGLLDRGVVPQTNARAVELFADALGITGVRIIQGDREFNVRAHRGVVLGTGGFEWDPKLVEAYLRGPMRGAVSPPNNTGDGLRMAMAHGADLANMGEAWWVPIVQLPGDTFEGQPRSRSVRLERTRPRSIIVNRAGRRFLNEAGEYNSMAGPFHYLDPKQGYANDPAWIVFDSQHLKRYGFLGILPGEEAPDWFAPSADLAELGEKTGIDAAGLAATLAAWNENVAHEQDPDFGRGASAYDGYWGDDKAATPAGKTLGPIDTPPYYAVPVSVGAMGTKGGPRTDGDGRVMHVNGGAIPGLFAAGNAMAGATGKAYGGAGGTLGPAMVFGYRAGMAVSARVTS
- a CDS encoding cytochrome C oxidase subunit IV family protein, with translation MSNTFNKRLLIVWSILTMLTLVYVWLDNSADEKGTLHASTVVTVSAIAIALIKVRIIFREFMEVRHSPVWLCRLTDGWVVLVASCLLGSYFIGTAVAG